The following nucleotide sequence is from Larus michahellis chromosome 10, bLarMic1.1, whole genome shotgun sequence.
CGTCACACAGGTGAGTGGCGCACggcagggggggacatggggtgggggGACCTAGCCACACTGACCCTGCCCTTGTGCTTTGCagctggagggctctgccccaggggagctggcgctgctgctgccgGTGCAGGTCCTGGGCAGCTGTGTGCTGGTAAGATGACCCCCACGCCGGCATCTGCACCACGGCGGGAGGCCACAATCTGGTCCCCCCTCACCCATCCCCTTTACCAGGTGTGGCGCTCGGACGTGCGCTTTGCTCGGAAGCAGCTGCTCTGTCCTGACAGTgagtgggggtcccaggggaccAAGGCAGGTGGTGGGCATGGGCAGACACCCCTCATGGCACCATCCCTCTCCCAGTCTCCCGCAGGCACTTTGGGCTGCTAGGGCTGGCACTGGTGCTAGGACTGGTGGTGACCGTGCTGCTCCTCAACTGCCGCGGCACCTGGAGGCCGGTTGATGGTGAGGGGCACCCCAGGGGGCTGCGGGACGGAGGGGCagtggccatggggctggggtgctggggggtgacagctccctgggctgcagagggTCCGAGGGCGATGGTGCAGGGCGGTGGGTGCTCAGATGCTGGGATGCCCTTGGGGAATGCCAGGATGTCcctgggggatgccaggggggctcagggcagggcTGTCACTGCTGTTCCCTCTGTCCCACAGGtgccccaggtgggcgcccggTGCTGCTGCTGTACTCGCCGGACTCGGAGGAGCACCTGGGGCTGGTGTGTGCCCTGGCTGAGCGGCTGCGGAGGGGGCTGGGCTGTGACGTGCGCCTGGACCTGTGGGAAGCGGGGTGCGTGGGGCGCACAGGTGCCCTGCCCTGGCTCTACGCCCAGCGGGGCCGCGTGGGCCGCCAGCGCGGCACCGTCCTCCTCCTCTGGAGCCGGGGCAGCACTCAGCTTTTCCGCCGGTGGCGGGTTGGGGCCGCCGGTGGCGTCCCCGGGGATGCCCATGATGTCTTTGGGGCAGCCATGGCCTGCCTGCATGGGGAGCTGGGGGCCGGGGGCCGTGGCGGTGGCTGGGTGCTGGCCTACTTCAGCCGGCTCTGCAGCCCCCGCGACGTTCCCCGGCCCCTCCGTCCCCTGCCCACCTAccgcctgccccagcagctgcccgGGTTGCTGGGTGCCCTGcggggcagccccccggcccgccgccgctgccgccggggcagagcagaagggctcctgcaccagctgctggaggcgggggccggggagggcagccccccaccccgggaccccggAGCGGCTGCTGGCACCTGAGCACCCACGCCGGGGCTGAGATGGGTGTtgctgggggcagccccccggTGAGGGCAGGGGGCCCCGTCATGGAGGTCGGCTGAACGTGCTGGCTGTGGCAGCAGGAGGGGTGCCGTGGGTTGCCCGTGGGGTGCCCCAGGCAGGGGCCGTGGGTGCTGCGGGGGGCCTGAGCTGGGCTGGCCCCGGCCACGGGACGTGCCGCAGGGGCCAGAGTCCAGCCTGTtccccggggccgggagcggaggggctgTCCCGGACAGGGGCAGCCTTATTTCCACACAGGGATCTGCTCCGGCGGAGAGCCCGGGACCCCGGGAGGTCCCTCGGGATGCCCTGCTGCGGTGAGGGTCCGGGTCGGCGCTGGAAGAagccggggatgggggggtgttCCCTGCCGTGCCCGGGGCCGTCGGGGCCGGGTGCTGGGCACAGCCCGGTCCCGCTCCTCACTCCCGCCCCGGCAGCGGGACCGTGTCAGCGGCGGGAGCAATAAAAGCACCGTTTCACGCTGTCCCGCCGTCCGTCTGGTGTGCCGGGGCTCGGCCGGTCGCCCCAGggtggcggtggggagggaggcgggTCCCGTGGGGCCGCCCCGGTCCCCGCGAGGCGCCGAGCCCGTCCGTGGGTCGGTGCGGGAGCGGGGAGGCCCCACCCCGGGGCGGTCGCCGGCGCCGCGCAAGGACCCGGGTGTCCGGGATCGGAGCAGGAAGCGGGAGccggaggcggcggtggcggcggcggcggcggggcccgtggagccgggagcggggccgtcGGGAGCGGACGGCGTGGGGCCGGGGCGccccacggccccggccccgccatgtGCGGGTTGGGACGGCGGcggctactgctgctgctgctgctgctgctggccgtGGGGACGGCGGATGGGCACGGGGTCCCCCGCGATACCCTGGCTTGCTCCCAGGTGGGTCGACGTCGCTGGCACACGGGCCAGCGGGCAACCGGCACGGCCACCGGACTCACCCCCGTCTCCCCTCCCAGGGCCTCGCCTGCCGCCTCCTGGGTAAGTGCCACCGCCACTGCCGTaggccccagcccagccggggtGCGGGACCCCGACGCCCACGGCTGCCCTCCGTCTCCCTCCCCAGACACCGACGTGCTGTGCGGGACGGAGCTGCCGGGGCTCGGCCACAGGCTGGCCCTGGCTCGGCTGCGGCTGGTGCCGGTGCTGCGCTGCAGCGGGCCCGCGGCCTGCTCGCCCTGCCTGGAGGTGCGCCTGCGCCTCGCCCTGCCACCCGCcactggcaccggcaccggccagccccgccgccccgcgccctcGGGCATCCCTGCGGCCGAGGACAGCGATGAGGGGGGACGGTGGTCACCGGTGGATGAGGCTGCCTCGTCCCAGCCCAACATCaccgggctgctgctgctctccggGCACGCCTACGCCTCCTCCCGCTGCGTGGCCGTGGAGGTCCAGGCATCCCCAGCCCCTGCGCTGCACGGCCGGCCCCTGGTACGTAAGTACAGGGTGGCGGGGGTGAGTCTCCCTGCCACCGGCAGTCCCCTAGCACTGTGTTGCAAGGGGATGTGGGTGCTGGCACGAGGGCGTCTCCATGGCACAGTGATCCTTTTCCCCGTGCCCCGGGGAAGGGGGTGCTGGGCGGTGCCGGTGTCTTGCCGCAACGCGGTGGTGGTGGTTttcctgcccagggctgggtgaCCTTCCGGTGCTTCGAGGCGCCGCTGGGCTCCGAGCTCCGCGTCACGGCGTACACCAACTCCCGCGGCCGCCGGAGGCTGAGTCAGTGGCAGTGGGTGCCAGGTGAGCCCCCAGCATGCCCTGCCGCGGtggcccctgtcccccccgcctACTGACACCCTGTCCCCACAGACTGCTCGTGGCCCGCGGCACAGACCGCTGTCCCACAGTGCCAAGGTAGGTGCTGGCATCCCCCAGCTGTGGCAGCGCTGGGACCCCCCCTGCTTTGGCGCACATCCCCTGAGGAGCcgggggtggtgggtgctgggggagagagtGACCCCCAGGGTGCCATGCCCTGTGCCGGGGTGCTGTGCCCTGTGTCGGGGTGCCATGAGCCCTGAGCCGCCTCCGGTGCAGTGCCCAGGCTGGAGGTCCTCCCGGGGCCGAAGGAGGTGGTCGTGCAGGTGCAGGGGGCTACGGCGGGGCACAGTTACACCCTGCGGCTCTACCACAACCAGAGCCACGGCACCAGCGGGTCAGGGCGCACGGTGACCGCGGTGAGTACGAACCCCTTCGCCACTCCCCACCCTGGCCAGGCTCCGGCCACtggcccccctcgccccccgggaAGTCGTGTCTGTGTTacaggcagggtgctgggagagggTCCCCCAGGGGTGGGTGACGCTGCTGGGGAGCCATTTGCCGCGGGGTGACCCACGTCTGGTTGCCGGCGGCAGAGTGGCTCCATGAACTACAGCCTGCCGGCCGACGAGGTgctgccctgcctctgcctgcaggtGGGCACCCAGCTGGGCACTGcgggggtggcagaggggctcTGGGCACTGCATGgccccctccagcatcccaagGGGGCCAGCCGGGTCACAGTCACAACCTGGGCACCCCAAATCCTTTTgttcctctctttcccctctaGGTCTGGCCAGAGACCCAGGACCCACCGCGGGCCACCCTGTGCCCCTTCTCCCACGGTAcctgtgccgtggggctgggacgCAGGGAGGGCCGGGATACAGGGGGACCCGAGGGGACACCACATGGGGGTGACACCCCTCTCCCGATGCCACTGCAGACGTGGAGGCTTGGGAGCGGCTGTGGGCCCGCAGCCAGCTGGTCCTGCACAACGAGGGACAGGCGCTGACCTCCTCCCTCTCGGCCCCCTGCGACCTCCCGGCTGAGCTGGTGCCCTGCTGGCAGCCGGAGCCTGACGGACCCTGCCAAGCCCTGCCCGGCCTGCAGCAGCCCGCCGTGGGGCAGGTGAGTGGGGCTCCATGGGGTgttggggggacaggggggccaTGGGTGACACTGACGGAGCATCCCTCCTGCCAACAGGGACCCCAGGAGTTTGGGGGGCTGCGATTCCATCCCAACCTCTGCGTGCAGGTAGGACATTCCCCtactccccacggccgccccacggccaccccatggCACTGCTAACTCAATCTCTGGGGCAGGTGTGGAGCGGCAGACAGGTCCGGCTGACCCAGTGCCTGCGGGACAGTGAGTATTGCCGGAGGGGAGGGCAGAGACAAGCTGGGGATCAGGCTGGGGGTTGCCCCCATCTGGTCTCCGCTTGCTGCCCCCCCATCCACTGTCACATCCCCAGGAGCACTGCCTGGCCGTGCCGATGaccttctgctgctgcagcataGGGGGAATGCCTCACTGTGTGCCCTGGAGCGAGGCACCTGCACACCCCTTGCCAGCTTCACCCGCACGGTAAGGGGCAGGGACACCCGTGTCCCGGTGACGGTGGTAGCGGTGGCACAGCCAGGTCACCCCCTGCCGTTGTTGCAGGGAGTCGGGCGCCcagggctgctggagcaggagctgcggCGGGACGTGGTGGCAGGGCACTGCAGGCAGGTCAGTGTGGGCGGCCTGTGGGCAGCGGGCACAGGTCAGGCAGCGTGCgacatgtccccatccccacagatCCGGCACCCTGAGAACGGCACTGGGGTCACGCTCTGGGCCTGTCCCCTGCACAAGTGTGAGTGTCCCCGGCCGTgccgggggagaggggggctggTGCAGGGCTGAGGGAGGGCACCCACCCTGCGGAGCCactgggctggcaccgggggccctcggtgggtgctggggaccctcaGCAGGTGCTGACCCTGTCCCACAGACCTTCGTGCCCGCTGGGCGCTGGCGTGgatgggggtgctgctgggggcctcttgcctcctcctcctgctcctgctgatgAAGGAGGATGTGAAAGGTGAGTGGTGCCCACCTGGGGGCTGTGCCTGGGACCCCCGCTAGGACCCTCCCTCAccatctcccctccctgcaggctGGCTGAAGTCCCTGAGGGC
It contains:
- the IL17RC gene encoding interleukin-17 receptor C; the encoded protein is MCGLGRRRLLLLLLLLLAVGTADGHGVPRDTLACSQGLACRLLDTDVLCGTELPGLGHRLALARLRLVPVLRCSGPAACSPCLEVRLRLALPPATGTGTGQPRRPAPSGIPAAEDSDEGGRWSPVDEAASSQPNITGLLLLSGHAYASSRCVAVEVQASPAPALHGRPLGWVTFRCFEAPLGSELRVTAYTNSRGRRRLSQWQWVPDCSWPAAQTAVPQCQVPRLEVLPGPKEVVVQVQGATAGHSYTLRLYHNQSHGTSGSGRTVTASGSMNYSLPADEVLPCLCLQVWPETQDPPRATLCPFSHDVEAWERLWARSQLVLHNEGQALTSSLSAPCDLPAELVPCWQPEPDGPCQALPGLQQPAVGQGPQEFGGLRFHPNLCVQVWSGRQVRLTQCLRDRALPGRADDLLLLQHRGNASLCALERGTCTPLASFTRTGVGRPGLLEQELRRDVVAGHCRQIRHPENGTGVTLWACPLHKYLRARWALAWMGVLLGASCLLLLLLLMKEDVKGWLKSLRADYRSEGPLRGRRALLVHAAEPAAERAACALTAALRPLGLAVSAAPGGGSGVAAWGPLPWLHAQHRRVLRDGGTIILLLSPAAVAAARRWDAGAGDVPGAGEAFSIPGPRHVPGPDDDVPAVAPCEAFAAALSCTVPALAAGNGRYVVARLEALVPAVPPALRAAPAFALPSEMGGFLRALAGAGRWRGRWPEPYVAAVAEGLRRALGQ